In Nicotiana tabacum cultivar K326 chromosome 21, ASM71507v2, whole genome shotgun sequence, one DNA window encodes the following:
- the LOC107821559 gene encoding anthranilate synthase beta subunit 2, chloroplastic-like, with translation MASIIVPPSSSQSFVIQINAKNTSLSPRPHQKTLVFPIPSAFGGSALRIRSEKLLKRMPFAISQNSSATCIELLDNDEWTKNPIIVIDNYDSFTYNLCQYMGELGCNFEVYRNDELTVDELKKKDPRGILISPGPGAPQDSGISLQTVLELGPIVPLFGVCMGLQCIGEAFGGKIVRAPYGVMHGKSSPVYYNEGGEDGLFAGLSNPFTAGRYHSLVIDKDTFPKDALEITAWTEDGLIMAARHKVYRHLQGVQFHPESIITTEGKTIVRNFVKMIERKEEAETQD, from the exons ATGGCCAGCATTATCGTCCCTCCTTCCTCTTCACAATCTTTCGTCATTCAAATCAATGCCAAAAACACATCTCTCTCACCTCGTCCTCACCAAAAGACTCTAGTTTTTCCAATTCCCTCCGCCTTCGGAGGCTCTGCTCTCCGAATCAGAAGTGAAAAATTGCTCAAAAGGATGCCGTTTGCTATATCACAGAATAGTTCTGCTACCTGTATTGAATTATTGGATAATGATGAATGGACTAAGAATCCGATTATTGTGATTGATAATTACGATAGTTTCACTTATAATCTCTGTCAG TATATGGGAGAGCTTGGATGCAATTTCGAAGTTTATCGAAACGACGAGCTTACCGTGGATGAACTGAAAAA GAAAGATCCACGGGGAATACTGATATCGCCTGGACCTG GTGCACCTCAGGATTCAGGGATATCTTTGCAAACTGTACTGGAGCTTGGACCAATTGTACCGTTATTTGGTGTTTGCATGGGTTTGCAATGCATTGGAGAGGCTTTTGGAG GAAAAATTGTGCGTGCTCCATACGGGGTGATGCATGGGAAAAGCTCCCCTGTGTATTATAATGAAGGTGGGGAAGACGGCTTATTTGCTGGGCTATCAAA CCCATTCACAGCTGGTAGATACCACAGCCTTGTAATAGACAAGGATACTTTCCCCAAAGACGCTCTTGAGATAACTGCGTGGACAGAAGATGGTCTTATAATGGCTGCTCGTCACAAAGTTTATCGACATCTACAG GGGGTGCAATTCCATCCTGAAAGTATTATCACAACGGAAGGCAAGACAATAGTTCGCAATTTTGTCAAAATGATAGAGAGGAAAGAAGAAGCAGAAACTCAAGACTAG